A stretch of the Methanobacterium veterum genome encodes the following:
- a CDS encoding efflux MFS transporter permease: protein MTQYLGWRSIFFLNVLLGVIVISFVILRLKGEWAECMGEKFDLKSAVVYSFTLLLLMYGFSSLPGTLGIILTVMGIIGIIVFILVDTKVDNPLLDMDLF from the coding sequence ATGACGCAATATCTCGGATGGAGGAGTATATTCTTTTTAAATGTACTGCTTGGTGTAATTGTGATTTCTTTTGTTATTTTGAGGTTAAAAGGAGAATGGGCTGAATGTATGGGTGAAAAATTCGATCTTAAAAGCGCAGTTGTATATAGCTTTACACTCCTTTTATTGATGTATGGATTTTCATCTCTCCCTGGAACTTTAGGGATAATATTAACAGTAATGGGAATCATCGGAATCATTGTGTTCATATTGGTGGATACAAAGGTAGATAATCCTCTTCTAGACATGGACCTTTTTTAA
- a CDS encoding MFS transporter, which yields MENKANDVTKMTALLAATLAAFLVPFMGSSLNVALPTIGNEFAADAILLSWISASFLLASAIFTLPFGRIADIYGLKRIFTCGIITYTIFSFLSGTAPSAMSLIIFRAFQGIGASMMFGTGVAILTSVFPLAERGKTNKHCQIFDLTQRKRSFRMLCVCAFENQ from the coding sequence ATGGAAAACAAGGCCAATGACGTAACTAAAATGACTGCATTACTGGCTGCCACATTAGCTGCTTTTCTTGTACCGTTTATGGGTTCTTCCCTCAATGTTGCACTTCCAACCATTGGAAATGAGTTTGCTGCAGATGCGATTTTGCTCAGCTGGATTTCAGCATCATTTTTGTTGGCATCAGCTATTTTTACACTTCCGTTTGGGAGAATTGCTGATATTTATGGATTAAAACGAATATTTACCTGTGGAATAATTACTTATACTATTTTTTCATTTCTTTCAGGCACTGCACCATCTGCAATGTCGCTTATCATATTTCGAGCTTTTCAGGGTATTGGAGCTTCAATGATGTTTGGTACGGGGGTGGCAATTTTAACTTCTGTATTCCCTTTAGCAGAAAGGGGAAAAACTAACAAACACTGTCAAATCTTCGATTTGACGCAGCGAAAACGAAGTTTTCGCATGCTTTGTGTTTGTGCATTCGAAAATCAATGA
- the alaS gene encoding alanine--tRNA ligase encodes MITMSRQLEELGFTKKTCITCGNDFWSIGDRKTCGDAPCDEYTFIGNPATDKKYDLYEIQKAFKEFFAQHGHTPIKRYPVLAKRWRDDVFLVGASIYDFQPWVTSGAVEPPANPLVVAQPSIRLNDVDNVGRTGRHMTCFTMGAHHAFNTDKEQIYWEDETVKYCHDFIKSIGINPEEITYIESWWKGGGNAGPCYEICVRGVELATLVFIKYKTLPDGKLEEIPLTVVDTGYGLERFAWISQGTPTAYDASFGPVIQTLKELSGVEVDERILAENAQVAGMMDIETFADLRELRSKVADRLNISLDDLERATKPMEAIYVIADHTRCLAFMLADGVIPSNVKEGYLARLVLRRTIRFIKELGLKESLADIMKIQLDFLSKTYPEIRQSQDHIINVINLEDKRYDKTVSKGRELVKRSIKKLRKKNKTEMPFETLKELYESHGIPPETTKEISEKMEFEVKVPDNFYTLVAAEHEEEAPEEKAEIELEFPATDLLFYQKPFDTQFEAHVLGTYENNVVLDQTVFYPEGGGQPSDIGYLEIRGEKIKVLHAEKVNSTVLHRVAEEDIEKVHPYKGQIISGQIDISRRMALTRNHTATHLIVAAARKILGDHIWQAGAQKGVKKSRIDLTHYKRIEPEELQEIELLANKFVMENRPVLTNWMARAEAEKKYGFILYQGGIVPGMDIRTVVVDGIDVQACAGTHCNQTGDIGLIKITKTERIQDGVERIEFSAGEAAIEAAQRNDNILKESSDVFKVTPEQLPKTCDRFFNEWKSFKNEIDKLKGEIASLKTEGILNKTEKIGDLTVLSEIIDSDMNELIKMATDLTEKQGKVDVVLLGSSEGKIVGAISKKALENGIKINGIIKDAAAILGGGGGGRPNLAQGAGPQAEKMQEALDFAVTELKKI; translated from the coding sequence ATGATTACTATGTCTCGCCAACTTGAAGAACTAGGATTTACTAAAAAAACTTGTATTACCTGTGGAAACGATTTCTGGTCAATTGGAGATAGAAAGACATGTGGGGATGCACCCTGCGATGAATATACATTTATTGGAAATCCTGCAACAGATAAAAAATATGACCTCTACGAAATTCAAAAAGCTTTTAAGGAATTTTTTGCCCAACACGGACATACACCTATAAAGAGATATCCGGTTCTTGCAAAAAGGTGGAGAGACGATGTTTTTTTAGTAGGGGCATCAATTTACGATTTTCAACCATGGGTAACATCTGGCGCCGTAGAACCACCTGCAAACCCACTGGTAGTCGCACAACCATCAATAAGACTTAACGATGTGGATAATGTCGGAAGGACCGGCAGACACATGACGTGTTTTACAATGGGTGCACATCACGCTTTTAACACTGATAAAGAACAGATTTACTGGGAAGATGAAACAGTAAAATACTGTCATGATTTTATTAAATCAATTGGAATCAACCCTGAAGAAATCACATATATTGAATCCTGGTGGAAAGGTGGAGGAAACGCCGGACCATGCTATGAAATTTGTGTCAGGGGAGTAGAACTCGCAACACTTGTTTTTATTAAATATAAAACATTACCTGATGGAAAACTTGAAGAAATTCCACTTACAGTTGTAGATACTGGATATGGACTTGAAAGATTCGCATGGATATCTCAAGGAACACCAACAGCCTACGATGCTTCTTTTGGACCTGTAATACAGACATTAAAGGAACTATCTGGTGTTGAAGTTGATGAGAGAATCTTAGCAGAGAATGCTCAAGTTGCAGGTATGATGGACATTGAAACATTTGCAGACCTGAGAGAATTAAGGTCAAAGGTTGCAGATAGGCTTAATATATCTTTAGATGACCTTGAAAGGGCTACAAAACCAATGGAAGCTATTTATGTAATTGCGGACCATACACGATGCCTTGCATTCATGCTTGCCGATGGTGTAATTCCTTCCAATGTTAAAGAGGGATATCTTGCAAGACTTGTCCTGAGGAGAACAATCCGTTTCATAAAAGAATTGGGATTAAAAGAGTCCCTGGCAGATATAATGAAAATACAGCTTGATTTCCTGTCTAAGACCTATCCTGAAATCAGGCAAAGTCAAGATCATATAATTAATGTAATTAATTTAGAGGATAAACGGTACGATAAAACTGTTTCAAAAGGCAGAGAACTTGTTAAAAGAAGCATTAAAAAACTCAGGAAAAAGAATAAAACTGAGATGCCGTTTGAGACACTTAAAGAGCTTTATGAATCCCATGGAATTCCTCCAGAGACTACCAAGGAAATCTCTGAAAAGATGGAATTTGAGGTAAAAGTGCCTGATAATTTCTATACATTGGTAGCTGCTGAGCATGAAGAAGAAGCTCCGGAAGAAAAAGCCGAAATTGAACTTGAGTTCCCAGCCACTGATTTATTGTTCTACCAGAAGCCGTTTGATACACAATTTGAGGCTCATGTGCTTGGAACATATGAAAATAATGTAGTACTGGATCAAACTGTATTCTATCCTGAAGGGGGAGGTCAGCCTTCGGATATTGGGTATCTTGAGATCCGCGGCGAAAAAATAAAAGTTTTACACGCTGAAAAAGTTAACAGTACCGTTTTACACAGGGTGGCTGAAGAGGATATTGAAAAAGTGCATCCTTACAAAGGTCAGATAATCAGCGGCCAGATCGATATTTCCAGAAGGATGGCTTTAACCCGAAACCACACTGCAACTCACTTAATCGTTGCAGCAGCAAGAAAGATCCTTGGAGATCACATATGGCAAGCAGGAGCCCAAAAAGGCGTTAAAAAATCAAGGATCGACCTTACTCACTATAAGCGGATAGAACCTGAAGAACTTCAGGAAATTGAACTGCTGGCAAATAAATTCGTCATGGAAAATCGTCCTGTACTTACAAACTGGATGGCAAGGGCAGAAGCCGAGAAAAAATATGGGTTCATATTATATCAGGGCGGAATTGTCCCTGGAATGGACATAAGGACAGTTGTAGTTGACGGAATTGACGTGCAGGCATGTGCCGGAACACACTGTAATCAAACTGGAGATATCGGACTTATAAAAATAACCAAGACCGAAAGAATTCAAGACGGTGTAGAAAGGATTGAATTTTCAGCAGGTGAAGCTGCAATTGAAGCAGCACAGCGCAACGATAATATATTAAAAGAAAGTTCAGACGTATTTAAAGTCACACCAGAACAACTTCCTAAAACCTGTGATAGGTTCTTTAACGAGTGGAAATCCTTTAAAAATGAAATTGATAAACTTAAAGGAGAAATTGCATCACTTAAAACCGAAGGAATTTTAAACAAAACTGAAAAAATTGGTGATTTAACTGTTTTAAGTGAGATTATTGATTCAGACATGAATGAACTTATAAAAATGGCAACTGACTTAACCGAAAAACAGGGAAAAGTTGATGTTGTGCTTCTTGGAAGCAGCGAAGGTAAAATAGTTGGTGCCATCTCTAAAAAAGCGCTTGAAAACGGTATCAAGATTAATGGTATCATAAAGGATGCTGCTGCAATTCTCGGCGGTGGTGGGGGCGGAAGGCCAAATCTTGCTCAAGGTGCAGGGCCACAAGCTGAAAAAATGCAAGAAGCACTTGATTTTGCAGTTACTGAATTAAAAAAGATTTAA
- a CDS encoding 50S ribosomal protein L10, with amino-acid sequence MAHVANWKKDEVNNLKELIDGHSVVGMANLADIPAPQLQKMRRTLKEDATVKMSRKTLMSLALSESQKSNIDALGEHMEGQPALIFTNMNPFKLFKILEASKTPAPAKAGSIAPADIVVPKGDTAFKPGPILGELQKVGIPAKIDKGKIVITKDKVVVAEGEVVSREIAGILTRLDIHPMEVGIDLVAAYEDQTVYTSDLLTIDESKTISDIQTAFSQALNLSVNASIYNKVAMPYIIQNAASKSMNLALNAEILTSKTTDLLLSKAYLQMLALASEIASKNEEALDDELLDKLKSRPQAVEVKSEEKEEDEDEEEDEEEKEEDAAAGLGALFG; translated from the coding sequence ATGGCTCATGTTGCTAATTGGAAAAAGGACGAGGTAAATAACCTTAAAGAACTGATTGATGGCCATAGCGTAGTAGGTATGGCTAATCTGGCAGATATACCGGCTCCTCAACTCCAAAAGATGAGAAGAACCTTAAAAGAGGACGCAACTGTAAAAATGTCAAGAAAGACATTAATGAGCCTTGCTTTAAGTGAATCTCAAAAATCTAATATAGATGCTCTCGGAGAACATATGGAAGGGCAACCTGCATTAATCTTTACAAATATGAATCCATTTAAGCTTTTTAAGATTCTTGAAGCTAGTAAGACTCCTGCCCCTGCAAAGGCTGGAAGTATTGCCCCTGCAGATATTGTAGTACCTAAAGGTGACACAGCTTTCAAACCCGGCCCTATTCTTGGGGAACTTCAAAAAGTCGGTATTCCTGCAAAAATTGATAAAGGAAAAATCGTCATAACCAAGGATAAGGTTGTTGTAGCTGAAGGGGAAGTAGTTTCCAGGGAGATAGCAGGTATTCTTACAAGACTTGATATCCACCCAATGGAAGTTGGAATTGATTTAGTAGCAGCATATGAAGATCAAACAGTATACACATCTGATCTTTTAACAATTGATGAGAGTAAAACCATATCTGATATACAGACTGCATTCTCTCAAGCATTGAACTTATCAGTAAATGCTTCAATATACAACAAAGTGGCTATGCCATACATAATACAGAATGCTGCAAGCAAGTCAATGAATCTAGCATTAAATGCAGAAATTCTCACATCAAAAACAACAGACTTACTGTTATCCAAGGCTTACTTGCAAATGTTAGCACTGGCATCTGAAATAGCTAGCAAAAATGAAGAAGCACTTGATGATGAACTTCTGGACAAACTGAAATCACGCCCACAGGCTGTTGAAGTTAAATCAGAAGAAAAAGAAGAAGATGAAGACGAAGAAGAAGATGAAGAAGAAAAAGAAGAAGATGCCGCAGCAGGGTTAGGTGCCTTGTTTGGTTAA
- a CDS encoding 50S ribosomal protein L1 produces MNQEIVEAVKKAKEESKPRNFTQSIDVVINIKDLDVKKPENRFDEEVFLPNGRGKGIKIAVIADGELAIQAENAGADLVISKADLEELGKDRKQAKKMANEYTFFVAQADMMPQVGRFLGPVLGPRKKMPKPVPATVKPDPILERLSNTVKVRIKDQPVIQAIVGSQDMDDELIADNVEAVLGVLDRNLEKGRNQIKSMYVKTTMGPVTRVI; encoded by the coding sequence ATGAATCAAGAGATAGTGGAAGCAGTGAAGAAGGCTAAGGAAGAATCCAAGCCGAGAAACTTCACACAGTCTATCGATGTTGTTATAAACATCAAAGATTTAGACGTGAAAAAACCAGAAAACAGATTTGATGAAGAAGTCTTCCTTCCAAATGGACGAGGTAAAGGCATTAAAATTGCCGTTATAGCAGATGGTGAACTGGCAATTCAAGCAGAAAATGCCGGCGCAGACCTTGTAATCAGCAAAGCTGATTTAGAAGAGCTGGGAAAAGACCGGAAACAGGCCAAAAAAATGGCCAATGAATACACATTTTTTGTTGCACAGGCAGATATGATGCCGCAGGTTGGTAGATTTTTAGGACCAGTTCTTGGACCTAGGAAAAAGATGCCAAAACCAGTTCCAGCTACTGTAAAACCAGATCCTATATTGGAAAGGCTTTCTAATACTGTAAAAGTAAGAATAAAAGATCAGCCAGTTATTCAGGCGATTGTAGGTTCACAAGATATGGATGATGAACTAATTGCGGATAATGTAGAAGCTGTGCTTGGCGTATTGGATAGGAACCTTGAAAAAGGAAGAAACCAAATAAAATCCATGTATGTTAAAACAACCATGGGTCCAGTAACGAGGGTGATCTAA
- a CDS encoding 50S ribosomal protein L11 gives MAKETVEILIEGGKATPGPPLGPAIGPLGINMMQVVEQINEKTSDFDGMKVPVKVIVDVGTKAFEIEVGTPPTTALIMDELNIEKGSQDPGLDKVADLSIEQALKVARMKFSALLSNDYKMATKEVVGTCVSMGLTVEGKDPKTVQKEIDEGMYDDKLL, from the coding sequence ATGGCAAAAGAAACCGTAGAAATTCTCATTGAAGGCGGAAAAGCCACACCAGGACCACCATTAGGACCTGCAATAGGACCGCTTGGTATTAACATGATGCAAGTTGTTGAACAGATAAACGAAAAAACTTCAGATTTCGATGGAATGAAAGTTCCAGTAAAAGTAATTGTAGATGTTGGAACTAAAGCATTCGAAATTGAGGTAGGTACACCTCCAACAACAGCACTTATAATGGATGAACTTAATATTGAAAAAGGTTCTCAAGATCCTGGACTTGATAAAGTCGCTGATCTATCCATAGAACAAGCGTTAAAAGTGGCTAGAATGAAATTCAGTGCGTTACTTTCAAACGATTACAAAATGGCTACAAAAGAAGTTGTAGGAACCTGTGTAAGTATGGGTTTAACTGTGGAAGGAAAGGATCCTAAAACAGTTCAAAAAGAAATCGATGAAGGTATGTACGACGATAAATTGTTATAA
- a CDS encoding transcription elongation factor Spt5, which produces MIYAFRTLVGQEKNVARLLARNVRNSDIDVTSILVPDTLKGYILVETPSKVDMQDPAFKVPNLRGSVEGEISFEEIKTFLNPEPVLASVKKGSIVELISGPFKDEKAKVVRIDESKEEVVLELIEAAIPIPVTVKGDQIRLIQKEAD; this is translated from the coding sequence TTGATATATGCATTTAGAACCCTTGTGGGACAAGAAAAAAACGTTGCAAGGCTGCTTGCAAGAAATGTTAGAAACAGTGATATAGACGTAACTTCAATACTTGTTCCAGATACTTTAAAAGGTTATATACTAGTAGAAACTCCTTCAAAAGTAGATATGCAGGATCCCGCATTTAAAGTTCCAAATTTAAGGGGATCAGTTGAGGGTGAAATATCCTTTGAAGAGATAAAAACATTTTTAAACCCAGAACCGGTACTTGCTTCTGTTAAAAAAGGAAGTATTGTAGAGCTTATATCTGGTCCTTTTAAAGATGAAAAAGCTAAAGTAGTTAGAATAGATGAATCTAAGGAAGAAGTAGTTTTAGAACTTATTGAAGCTGCGATTCCAATCCCAGTTACGGTCAAAGGTGACCAAATTAGATTAATACAGAAGGAGGCAGATTAA
- a CDS encoding protein translocase SEC61 complex subunit gamma, whose translation MNLNKESITQALKQYRRVLYISKRPERDEYINVAKITGIGIIIIGVIGFVITLVAQLIGQT comes from the coding sequence ATGAATTTGAATAAAGAATCTATTACCCAAGCTTTAAAACAATACAGAAGAGTTTTATACATATCCAAAAGGCCAGAACGTGATGAATATATAAACGTGGCAAAGATAACTGGAATTGGAATTATAATCATAGGGGTTATAGGTTTTGTAATAACTCTTGTGGCTCAGTTAATTGGTCAAACATAA
- the ftsZ gene encoding cell division protein FtsZ: MKSLINSTLKESEVRRERTPSDIQNNFDISDINSDLKDIIEQSKAKIFVVGTGGAGNNTVSRLMEIGIEGADTISVNTDAQDLFYSNSHQKILIGKGTCGGLGAGGIPEIGEESAEESEEQIKERLEGADMVFVTCGLGGGTGTGSAPVIAKLAKKIGALTIAVATMPFSAEGLRRRENAEKGLEKLQNNADTVIVVPNDKLLEVAPNLPINKAFMVTDELLGRAVKGITELITKPGLVSLDFADIRSIMQGSGMAMIGMGESESGDRAIESVHEALNSPLLDLDISNAKGALINISGSSDMTLHEAEKIVQIVADELDPDANIIWGTQIQEDLQNIIRTTIVVAGVKSPHIYGAPAEREYLEEESKDSVHESALEEFIDGVF, encoded by the coding sequence TTGAAATCTCTTATAAATAGTACCTTAAAAGAATCTGAAGTGAGAAGGGAGAGAACACCAAGTGATATCCAGAATAACTTCGATATATCAGACATCAACAGTGACCTCAAAGATATTATAGAGCAGAGTAAAGCAAAAATATTTGTTGTTGGAACTGGAGGGGCTGGAAATAATACAGTTTCAAGGCTTATGGAAATAGGAATTGAAGGCGCAGATACTATTTCGGTAAATACAGATGCACAGGACTTATTCTACTCAAATTCTCACCAAAAGATACTCATAGGTAAAGGAACATGTGGAGGATTAGGCGCTGGCGGTATACCTGAGATAGGTGAAGAAAGCGCTGAAGAAAGTGAAGAACAGATAAAAGAAAGGTTAGAAGGGGCCGACATGGTTTTTGTAACCTGTGGGCTTGGTGGAGGTACTGGAACAGGATCTGCTCCAGTAATTGCGAAGTTAGCCAAAAAAATTGGTGCATTAACTATTGCAGTCGCTACAATGCCTTTCAGTGCTGAAGGACTCAGACGACGAGAAAATGCTGAAAAAGGACTTGAAAAGCTGCAGAATAATGCGGATACAGTAATTGTTGTACCTAATGATAAATTACTGGAAGTTGCACCAAATCTGCCTATAAATAAAGCTTTCATGGTTACAGATGAACTCTTAGGAAGAGCTGTTAAAGGAATAACTGAGCTTATAACTAAACCTGGTCTTGTAAGTCTTGACTTTGCAGATATACGAAGTATAATGCAGGGTTCTGGAATGGCAATGATTGGTATGGGTGAATCTGAATCTGGCGATAGGGCAATTGAATCTGTTCATGAGGCATTAAACAGTCCATTACTTGATCTGGATATTTCAAATGCTAAGGGTGCATTGATAAACATATCTGGAAGCTCAGATATGACATTACACGAAGCTGAAAAGATTGTCCAGATAGTGGCTGATGAACTTGATCCCGATGCAAACATAATCTGGGGTACACAGATACAGGAAGACCTTCAAAATATCATCAGGACAACTATAGTAGTAGCTGGAGTAAAATCTCCCCACATATATGGCGCGCCTGCTGAACGCGAGTATCTGGAAGAAGAAAGTAAAGATTCTGTGCATGAATCTGCTTTAGAAGAGTTTATAGATGGTGTTTTTTAA
- a CDS encoding pyruvate kinase alpha/beta domain-containing protein encodes MEKSIYYFESPGEQNTDKLVEVVKQRKEELGIKNIVVASVSGKTALKLKEAMADVNIVSITHHAGFKEKGKLEISEKDKNKLVENGITFYTGSHALSGVGRGISNKFGGVTPVEIIAGTLRLFGQGIKVCVEVTIMAADAGLIPIDSEIIAIGGTARGADAAVVLEPAHMNNFFDLKFKEIIAMPRS; translated from the coding sequence ATGGAAAAGAGCATTTATTATTTTGAAAGTCCCGGTGAACAAAATACAGATAAACTGGTAGAAGTTGTAAAGCAGAGAAAAGAAGAATTAGGCATAAAAAATATTGTAGTTGCCTCCGTATCTGGTAAAACTGCGCTTAAACTAAAAGAAGCGATGGCTGATGTAAATATAGTAAGTATAACTCATCATGCAGGATTTAAAGAAAAAGGAAAGTTGGAAATATCTGAAAAAGACAAAAATAAGCTTGTAGAAAATGGTATAACATTTTACACAGGATCTCATGCTTTAAGTGGTGTTGGCAGGGGAATATCAAATAAATTTGGGGGAGTAACACCTGTTGAGATAATAGCGGGCACCCTTAGATTATTTGGCCAGGGAATAAAGGTTTGTGTTGAAGTAACTATTATGGCTGCTGATGCTGGTTTAATACCCATAGACTCTGAGATAATTGCAATTGGGGGAACTGCAAGAGGTGCAGATGCTGCGGTAGTTTTAGAGCCGGCGCATATGAATAATTTCTTTGATCTTAAATTTAAAGAGATAATTGCAATGCCTCGATCTTAG
- the comA gene encoding phosphosulfolactate synthase, whose product MKAFNFITPYRVEKPRKNGITMMLDKGMGLRVLEDLMEVSGEYIDFAKLGWGTSALHDRELIQNKAEMYLSYDVNPYPGGTLFELAYMKNKFSEFLDESDKLGFTAIEISDGSTIISPEERRNIISKTKERGFTVISEVGKKNPQDDCKLDTEDRVKLINSDINAGSDRILIEAREGGKGIGIYDECGNIKEDELEILAKTNMEKIIWEAPLKNQQTDLILKFGPNVNLGNIAPEEVTSLETLRRGLRGDTLGKLDI is encoded by the coding sequence ATGAAAGCATTTAACTTTATTACACCATATCGAGTTGAAAAACCTCGTAAAAACGGAATTACCATGATGTTAGACAAAGGCATGGGATTAAGAGTTCTAGAAGATTTGATGGAAGTATCAGGCGAATATATAGATTTTGCCAAACTGGGATGGGGAACATCTGCCCTGCACGACAGAGAACTCATACAAAACAAGGCCGAAATGTATTTGTCCTATGATGTAAATCCATATCCTGGTGGAACCTTATTTGAACTTGCATATATGAAAAATAAGTTTTCGGAATTTTTAGATGAATCTGACAAGTTAGGATTTACCGCTATTGAGATATCAGACGGATCTACCATCATATCACCTGAAGAAAGAAGAAATATAATATCTAAAACTAAAGAAAGAGGATTCACAGTTATTTCTGAAGTTGGGAAAAAAAATCCCCAAGATGATTGTAAACTGGATACTGAAGACCGTGTGAAACTTATAAACTCTGATATAAATGCTGGTTCAGATAGAATATTAATTGAAGCACGTGAAGGTGGAAAAGGCATAGGCATTTATGATGAATGTGGAAATATCAAGGAAGATGAGCTTGAAATACTGGCAAAAACAAATATGGAAAAAATAATCTGGGAAGCCCCCCTTAAAAACCAGCAGACAGACCTGATTTTAAAATTTGGACCAAATGTAAACCTAGGCAATATAGCTCCAGAAGAAGTAACTTCACTTGAAACACTTAGACGTGGGCTTAGAGGAGATACCTTAGGTAAATTAGATATTTAA
- a CDS encoding class I SAM-dependent methyltransferase yields the protein MHKSDNLSSHLSSEYDSQIANTIPYYNFFHQEILNLVESMDINPNIWLDTGCGTGNLVEKALQKFPDTAFILADPSADMLNKAKEKLIDCNGIKFLEPTPSQDISLLKNVDVITAIQSHHYLSEDERYKAVKSCYDNLNENGVYVAFENIRPLTEKGTEVGKEYWEKFQISKGKSVKDAENHIKRFGVEYFPITVEDHLLLLRKIGFRVVEIFWYSYMQAGFYCIK from the coding sequence ATGCATAAATCAGATAACTTATCATCACACCTTTCAAGTGAGTATGACTCTCAAATAGCAAATACAATTCCTTATTATAATTTTTTTCACCAGGAAATCCTTAATTTAGTTGAATCAATGGATATAAACCCTAATATTTGGTTAGATACTGGTTGTGGAACCGGTAATCTGGTAGAAAAAGCGTTGCAAAAATTTCCAGATACGGCTTTTATTCTAGCTGATCCTTCTGCTGATATGCTAAACAAGGCAAAGGAAAAGTTAATAGATTGTAATGGCATAAAATTTTTAGAACCCACACCAAGCCAGGATATTTCTCTTTTAAAAAATGTAGATGTAATTACTGCAATTCAATCACATCACTATCTAAGTGAAGATGAACGATATAAAGCTGTAAAGTCATGCTATGATAATTTAAATGAAAATGGAGTATATGTTGCCTTTGAAAATATTCGCCCGCTTACAGAAAAAGGAACTGAAGTAGGAAAAGAATACTGGGAGAAATTTCAAATTTCAAAGGGTAAATCAGTTAAAGATGCTGAAAACCATATAAAAAGATTTGGTGTGGAGTATTTCCCTATAACTGTTGAAGATCATCTTTTATTACTGAGAAAAATCGGATTCCGCGTGGTTGAAATATTCTGGTATTCTTACATGCAGGCCGGATTTTATTGTATAAAATAA
- a CDS encoding coenzyme F420-0:L-glutamate ligase encodes MKTQKYEIIPVKTGYIKPNESYNIIIDNAENLLEDGDYLVISETPIAIAQGRIVDEALVKPSYLATFLADIWSKYLWGYILGPLLRIKQRTIKNLRNLPPEARSHKEVVLKYYGLKHALKPASEAGIDLSNAPGTYVSLLPHEPQQVVEDIAQKISKNVAKEVVAIIIDTDATYEFLGMKFTSLPIAAEGINADFGIMGYLLGRFGRIIGPTPLAISKPQNMEKILEIAKVADDYQNQTEYSMKTVYDMGNTFDKEVDGITIEMLSSIEHTPAVIIRELKQ; translated from the coding sequence ATGAAAACCCAAAAATATGAAATTATTCCAGTTAAAACAGGTTACATCAAGCCAAACGAATCATACAACATAATCATTGATAATGCAGAGAATTTATTAGAAGATGGAGATTATCTCGTAATTTCAGAGACTCCCATAGCTATAGCTCAGGGCAGAATAGTTGATGAAGCACTAGTTAAACCTTCATACCTTGCAACTTTTCTTGCAGATATCTGGTCAAAATATCTATGGGGTTATATCCTCGGGCCTCTTTTAAGAATTAAACAGAGAACAATTAAAAATTTAAGAAATTTACCCCCGGAAGCGCGATCACATAAAGAAGTTGTACTGAAATATTATGGATTAAAACATGCTTTAAAACCTGCTTCTGAAGCTGGAATTGACCTCAGTAATGCACCGGGGACTTATGTCTCTCTGTTACCACACGAACCACAGCAGGTGGTGGAAGACATTGCACAAAAAATATCTAAAAATGTTGCAAAAGAAGTTGTAGCTATAATAATTGATACAGATGCAACTTATGAATTTTTAGGTATGAAATTTACATCACTTCCCATAGCTGCAGAAGGAATTAACGCTGATTTTGGAATAATGGGATATCTGTTGGGAAGATTCGGCAGAATCATAGGCCCTACCCCCTTAGCTATCTCAAAACCCCAGAATATGGAAAAAATTCTGGAAATTGCCAAAGTTGCCGATGATTACCAAAACCAAACTGAGTACAGTATGAAAACTGTTTACGATATGGGAAATACCTTTGATAAAGAAGTAGACGGCATAACAATTGAAATGTTGAGTTCCATAGAACATACCCCTGCAGTCATCATCAGGGAGCTTAAACAATGA